From Arcticibacter tournemirensis, one genomic window encodes:
- the tsaD gene encoding tRNA (adenosine(37)-N6)-threonylcarbamoyltransferase complex transferase subunit TsaD, whose amino-acid sequence MATILAIESSCDETSAAICIDGIMRSNIIATQAVHQKYGGVVPELASRAHQQNIIPVVQEAVAAAKINKKDIDAVAFTRGPGLLGSLLVGTSFAKAFALANDIPLVEVNHMQAHVLAHFIDDPKPAFPFLCLTVSGGHTQIVLVRDFFNMEIVGETNDDAAGEAFDKTAKILGLPYPGGPLIDKYAREGNPLAFPFPEPQIPGLDFSFSGLKTSILYFVRDRLKADPDFLKNNMNDVCASVQYRIITILINKLRKAAKQYGINDIAIAGGVSANSGLRAMMQEAAEKYNWSVFIPAFQYCTDNAAMIAIAGYYKYMNKDFASQDIAPLARMNF is encoded by the coding sequence TTGGCTACAATTCTTGCTATTGAATCATCCTGCGACGAAACCTCTGCAGCTATCTGTATAGACGGTATAATGCGGTCTAATATTATCGCGACACAGGCGGTTCATCAAAAATATGGAGGGGTCGTACCGGAACTAGCCTCCAGGGCGCACCAACAAAATATTATTCCTGTCGTTCAGGAGGCTGTTGCGGCAGCAAAAATAAACAAAAAAGATATTGATGCAGTTGCTTTTACACGCGGGCCAGGTCTTTTAGGCTCGCTGCTTGTTGGTACCTCTTTTGCAAAGGCTTTTGCACTTGCAAATGATATACCTTTGGTTGAAGTAAACCACATGCAGGCCCATGTTCTGGCTCATTTTATTGATGATCCGAAACCTGCGTTTCCTTTCCTCTGTCTCACTGTTTCGGGAGGGCATACTCAAATTGTCCTGGTACGTGATTTCTTTAATATGGAAATTGTGGGTGAAACGAATGACGATGCCGCAGGAGAAGCTTTTGATAAAACAGCAAAAATTCTCGGCTTGCCCTATCCTGGCGGGCCGCTGATTGACAAATACGCCCGTGAGGGAAATCCTCTGGCATTCCCTTTTCCGGAACCACAGATTCCTGGTCTCGACTTCAGCTTCAGCGGGTTGAAAACATCTATTCTTTATTTTGTGAGGGACAGGCTAAAAGCAGATCCCGACTTTTTGAAGAATAATATGAACGACGTGTGCGCCTCTGTGCAGTACCGGATCATCACCATTTTAATTAATAAGCTGAGAAAGGCTGCAAAACAATATGGAATTAATGATATTGCCATTGCCGGCGGCGTATCGGCGAATTCAGGGCTTCGTGCTATGATGCAGGAGGCTGCAGAGAAATACAATTGGTCTGTTTTTATTCCTGCTTTTCAATATTGCACTGATAACGCTGCTATGATTGCTATTGCAGGGTATTATAAATATATGAACAAAGACTTTGCTTCACAGGATATTGCCCCTCTCGCACGAATGAACTTTTAA
- the crtD gene encoding 1-hydroxycarotenoid 3,4-desaturase CrtD — protein sequence MSVKRKKAVVIGAGIAGIASAIRLRAKGYDVDVYEANSYAGGKLSEFVIEGFRFDAGPSLFTMPQYVDELFLLAGKKPPAYFSYRKLDIVCRYFYEDGTRISAWADEDKFASEIENKTVDTAKAIKAFLKKSRNIYAITHHVFLERSLHKLGTYLRLPTLMSFLRMPAIDPFRTMNEANSSFFKDSKTVRFFNRYATYNGSDPYRAPATLNIIPHLEQHFGAWFPEGGMYSITKSLVKLAEDLGVKFHYNTLVQEIIVRDAQARGVLINGMVAEADIVISNMDVWFTYKKLLKDQLPPKRILKQERSSSALIFYWGIRHRFPELDLHNIFFSENYREEFKAIWQDGKIYEDPTVYVNISSKYNPDDAPPGCENWFVMINVPSNVGQDWDRLIAEARTNIIAKLSRNLKIDVEAVICTENILDPRSIESQTFSYCGSLYGSGSNNRFSAFLRHPNFTGKIKKLYFAGGSVHPGGGIPLALLSAKIAVNSIR from the coding sequence GTGAGCGTAAAGAGAAAAAAAGCGGTCGTTATTGGTGCGGGTATTGCCGGCATCGCTTCAGCTATTCGTCTGAGGGCAAAAGGTTATGATGTAGACGTTTACGAGGCCAACTCTTATGCAGGTGGTAAATTATCTGAATTCGTGATTGAGGGATTCAGGTTTGATGCAGGTCCGAGTTTGTTCACGATGCCCCAGTATGTCGACGAACTTTTTCTTCTGGCTGGTAAAAAGCCCCCCGCATATTTCTCTTACCGCAAGCTTGATATTGTTTGCCGCTATTTTTATGAAGATGGAACGCGCATATCGGCCTGGGCCGATGAAGATAAATTTGCGTCTGAAATTGAAAATAAAACGGTTGATACAGCAAAGGCTATTAAGGCCTTCTTAAAGAAAAGCAGAAATATCTACGCAATTACACATCATGTTTTTCTCGAAAGATCACTTCATAAACTCGGCACCTATCTGCGCCTGCCGACGCTGATGTCATTTCTCCGGATGCCGGCTATTGATCCGTTCCGGACCATGAATGAAGCAAACAGCTCGTTTTTCAAGGACAGCAAAACTGTTCGTTTTTTTAACCGTTATGCCACATATAACGGGTCAGATCCTTACCGGGCGCCGGCCACTCTTAACATTATTCCTCATCTTGAACAACACTTTGGTGCCTGGTTTCCAGAGGGTGGAATGTACAGTATTACAAAATCTTTAGTAAAGCTTGCAGAAGACCTGGGTGTGAAATTTCATTACAACACACTTGTGCAGGAAATAATTGTTCGGGACGCACAGGCAAGGGGTGTTTTGATAAATGGCATGGTGGCGGAAGCAGATATTGTGATATCCAACATGGATGTGTGGTTTACCTATAAAAAGTTGTTAAAGGACCAGCTTCCTCCAAAACGGATATTAAAACAAGAGAGGAGCAGCTCCGCTTTAATTTTTTACTGGGGTATCCGGCATCGCTTCCCTGAACTTGACCTCCATAATATTTTCTTTAGCGAAAATTACAGGGAGGAGTTCAAAGCAATCTGGCAGGATGGGAAAATATATGAAGACCCGACTGTGTATGTAAACATCAGTTCTAAATATAACCCTGATGACGCTCCGCCGGGATGTGAAAACTGGTTTGTGATGATCAATGTGCCTTCTAATGTGGGGCAGGACTGGGATCGTTTGATTGCGGAGGCCCGAACGAATATTATTGCCAAGCTAAGCCGTAACCTAAAGATTGATGTGGAGGCGGTGATCTGTACTGAGAATATTCTTGATCCGAGAAGTATCGAGTCGCAGACTTTCTCATATTGTGGCTCTCTGTATGGTTCGGGCTCTAATAATCGTTTTTCAGCTTTTTTACGGCATCCTAATTTTACCGGCAAAATAAAGAAACTGTATTTCGCTGGAGGAAGCGTTCACCCTGGAGGCGGAATACCTCTTGCATTGCTTTCTGCTAAAATTGCAGTAAACAGCATCCGCTAA
- the dnaE gene encoding DNA polymerase III subunit alpha: MPEFSHLHVHTQFSLLDGAADISKLYKKAAADGMKALAITDHGNMFGVFKFVAEAGKHNVKPIVGCEFYVVDDRHKKQFTKENRDVRYHQLFLAKNAQGYKNLVKLCSLGYMEGLYSKWPRIDKELILKYHEGLIATSCCIGASVPQAILKKGEEEAEKEFKWWLDLFGDDYYIELQRHNIPEQLTINETLLKFAKKHNVKVICSNDSHYVDQQDANAHDILLCVNTGDMQSTPIATDEEGGKGYRFGFPNDQFYFKTQAEMAQLFHDVPQSLDNTNEIVDKVEHLKLKRDILLPNFPIPSEFKIHADDVLNQWEYLRHLTMTGARQRYQDITPEVQERLDFELNTIKIMGFAGYFLIVSDFIKAGRDLGVFIGPGRGSAAGSVVAYCIGITNIDPIKYNLLFERFLNPDRKSMPDIDTDFDDEGRQKVIDYVVDKYGKNQVAQIVTYGSMAARTSIQDVARVLDVPLPDVNALKKLVPDTLGITLKEAFNQVDELKEILKGDDIRAKVLREAEKLEGSIRNTGVHAAGVIIAPEDITNIIPVATAKDSSLLITQFDGRVIEDAGVIKMDFLGLKTLTIIKDALRLIKQNYGVEIEIDNISLTDEKTFELYQHGDTNGTFQFESDGMQMYLRELKPDKFEDLIAMNALYRPGPIEYIPNFIARKHGREQVSYDLPDMEEYLADTYGITVYQEQVMLLSQKLANFTKGDADVLRKAMGKKDRKTLDKLKPQFIENAKKKGHDEKKLEKIWTDWEAFASYAFNKSHSTCYAFVAYQTAYLKAHYPAEYMAAVLNNQNNIEKISFFMEESRKMGIPVLGPDINESGLSFGVNKKGEIRFGMSGVKGVGEKAVESIIEEREANGPYENINDFARRVNSRTVNKKVYENLVYSGAFDCFGYHRAQFFFKPDNSPYNGIERLIKYNNDYQNSLNSSQASLFGGTSDANIPEPQMPECPDWGLLDKLKYEKDMIGIYLTGHPLDNYKFELDHFCSHQIKHLSLINKAKSGEMVAADAEEFNKIKNREIVIGGLVSNAQHRTTKTGKPFGSMMLEDYSDSFEIVMFGEEYVKQKLFFADGYFLQVKGMICERFRQKDNWEFKVIQITLLSDLRDKMARCLTIQLPLHELSESFITEMDGIVKANEEQNINRNCQLKFAVYDLEETISIEMPSKSLKIFPSNEFLEQLHLKNLTFKLN, encoded by the coding sequence ATGCCGGAATTTTCTCATTTACACGTACATACCCAGTTTTCATTGCTCGACGGAGCGGCAGATATTTCAAAACTTTATAAGAAGGCCGCCGCAGATGGAATGAAGGCTCTTGCTATTACCGATCATGGTAACATGTTCGGTGTATTTAAGTTTGTAGCTGAAGCTGGAAAGCATAATGTGAAGCCAATTGTTGGCTGCGAATTTTATGTGGTAGACGACAGGCATAAAAAACAGTTTACTAAGGAGAACAGGGACGTTCGTTATCATCAGCTTTTTCTCGCCAAGAATGCGCAGGGATATAAGAACCTTGTGAAACTTTGCTCACTGGGGTATATGGAAGGTCTGTACAGTAAATGGCCGCGGATTGATAAGGAGCTTATACTGAAATATCATGAAGGGCTTATCGCCACCAGTTGCTGTATAGGAGCATCGGTTCCGCAGGCGATTCTGAAGAAGGGAGAAGAGGAAGCTGAGAAAGAATTTAAATGGTGGCTCGATCTGTTTGGCGATGATTACTATATTGAATTGCAGCGTCACAATATTCCTGAACAGCTGACCATTAACGAAACACTGCTGAAGTTTGCAAAAAAGCATAATGTGAAGGTGATCTGTTCAAATGATTCACATTATGTGGATCAGCAGGATGCGAACGCGCATGATATTTTGCTTTGTGTGAATACCGGCGATATGCAAAGCACGCCTATTGCAACCGACGAAGAAGGTGGGAAGGGGTATCGCTTCGGCTTTCCGAATGATCAGTTCTATTTTAAAACCCAGGCGGAAATGGCACAACTGTTTCACGATGTGCCACAATCTTTGGATAATACCAATGAGATTGTGGATAAAGTGGAGCATCTGAAGTTGAAGAGGGATATTCTTCTGCCCAACTTCCCCATACCTTCGGAGTTTAAGATACATGCTGATGATGTGCTGAACCAGTGGGAATATCTGAGACATCTGACCATGACTGGCGCGCGGCAACGATATCAGGATATTACTCCGGAAGTGCAGGAACGACTTGATTTTGAGCTGAACACGATTAAAATCATGGGCTTTGCAGGCTATTTTCTTATCGTATCTGACTTTATTAAGGCCGGCCGTGATCTGGGGGTGTTTATTGGGCCTGGTCGTGGTTCGGCTGCGGGATCTGTTGTTGCATACTGTATCGGGATCACTAATATTGACCCTATTAAATATAATCTCCTGTTTGAGCGTTTCCTTAATCCCGACAGGAAGTCGATGCCCGATATTGATACGGATTTTGATGATGAGGGCCGCCAGAAGGTAATTGACTATGTTGTAGATAAATATGGGAAAAACCAGGTAGCACAGATTGTCACCTATGGCTCTATGGCTGCGCGTACCAGCATACAGGATGTTGCCAGGGTGCTGGATGTTCCCCTGCCGGATGTTAATGCTTTAAAGAAACTGGTGCCCGATACACTCGGGATTACTCTTAAGGAAGCTTTTAACCAGGTTGACGAATTAAAAGAGATCTTAAAGGGCGATGACATCAGGGCCAAAGTATTAAGGGAAGCTGAGAAGCTGGAAGGCTCTATACGAAATACGGGCGTGCATGCTGCGGGAGTTATTATTGCTCCTGAAGACATTACCAATATTATTCCCGTTGCCACTGCAAAAGACTCCAGCTTGCTGATCACTCAGTTTGACGGAAGGGTGATTGAGGATGCAGGGGTTATTAAGATGGACTTTCTTGGTCTGAAAACACTGACCATCATCAAAGATGCCCTGCGTTTAATTAAACAGAATTATGGCGTTGAAATAGAGATAGACAATATTTCGCTCACTGACGAGAAAACGTTTGAGCTTTATCAGCACGGCGATACTAACGGGACTTTTCAGTTTGAAAGTGACGGAATGCAGATGTATCTGCGGGAGCTCAAGCCCGATAAGTTTGAGGACCTGATTGCCATGAACGCCCTTTACCGGCCGGGACCGATAGAGTATATTCCGAATTTTATTGCACGTAAGCATGGCCGGGAGCAGGTTTCATATGACCTGCCCGATATGGAGGAATACCTGGCGGATACTTACGGTATTACAGTATACCAGGAGCAGGTGATGCTTCTTTCTCAGAAGCTTGCTAACTTTACGAAAGGGGATGCCGACGTTTTGCGTAAGGCGATGGGAAAGAAGGACCGTAAAACACTCGATAAGCTAAAACCTCAGTTTATTGAGAATGCGAAAAAGAAGGGACATGATGAGAAAAAGCTGGAAAAAATATGGACCGACTGGGAAGCTTTTGCATCGTACGCATTCAATAAATCACACTCTACCTGTTATGCCTTCGTTGCCTATCAGACTGCTTACCTTAAAGCTCATTATCCTGCCGAATACATGGCAGCGGTGCTTAATAACCAGAATAATATTGAGAAGATCTCCTTTTTTATGGAGGAGAGCCGTAAGATGGGAATTCCGGTTCTTGGTCCGGACATTAACGAATCGGGACTTAGTTTTGGTGTGAACAAAAAGGGGGAGATCCGCTTTGGTATGTCTGGGGTTAAAGGTGTTGGTGAGAAAGCAGTTGAAAGTATTATTGAGGAGCGTGAAGCGAATGGACCATATGAGAATATTAATGACTTTGCACGGAGGGTAAATTCGAGAACGGTAAATAAAAAAGTATACGAGAATCTTGTTTATAGCGGGGCTTTTGATTGTTTCGGTTATCACCGAGCTCAGTTTTTCTTTAAGCCTGATAATTCTCCGTATAATGGCATAGAACGCCTGATTAAGTATAATAACGATTACCAGAACAGCTTGAACAGCTCTCAGGCTTCGCTATTTGGAGGAACCTCAGATGCAAACATACCCGAACCTCAGATGCCGGAATGTCCCGATTGGGGACTGCTTGATAAGCTGAAGTATGAAAAGGACATGATCGGCATTTACCTTACGGGCCATCCCCTGGATAATTACAAGTTTGAGCTTGATCATTTCTGCTCACATCAGATTAAGCATCTATCTCTGATCAATAAAGCGAAAAGCGGCGAGATGGTGGCGGCTGATGCGGAAGAATTTAACAAGATAAAGAATCGCGAGATCGTTATTGGGGGGCTTGTTTCGAATGCACAACACCGGACAACAAAAACAGGCAAGCCTTTTGGTTCGATGATGCTTGAGGATTATAGCGACTCTTTTGAGATCGTGATGTTTGGAGAGGAATACGTGAAACAGAAGTTGTTTTTCGCCGATGGATATTTCCTGCAGGTTAAAGGAATGATCTGTGAACGCTTCAGGCAAAAGGACAATTGGGAGTTCAAAGTTATTCAGATCACCCTGCTTTCTGACCTCAGGGATAAGATGGCACGGTGCCTTACTATTCAGTTGCCACTACATGAACTGTCAGAAAGTTTTATTACCGAAATGGATGGCATAGTGAAGGCGAATGAAGAACAAAATATCAACAGAAACTGTCAGCTTAAATTTGCAGTGTACGATTTGGAAGAAACTATCTCGATAGAGATGCCTTCTAAAAGCCTGAAAATATTTCCCAGTAATGAATTTCTTGAACAGCTGCATCTAAAGAACCTCACTTTCAAGCTCAATTAA
- the trxA gene encoding thioredoxin, translating into MAIEITDANFEEVVLKSDKPVLVDFWAEWCGPCRMVGPVVEELSTEYAGKVVVGKVNVDHNPGVSMKFGIRNIPALLFFKNGEIVDKQIGAVPKSVLSDKLSKQLA; encoded by the coding sequence ATGGCTATAGAAATAACAGATGCAAACTTTGAAGAAGTGGTGCTGAAATCTGACAAACCTGTATTGGTTGACTTTTGGGCTGAATGGTGCGGACCATGCCGCATGGTAGGACCTGTTGTTGAAGAATTATCTACAGAATATGCGGGTAAGGTAGTTGTGGGAAAAGTAAACGTGGATCATAATCCAGGCGTTTCCATGAAGTTCGGAATCCGAAATATTCCTGCGTTATTATTCTTTAAGAACGGAGAAATTGTAGATAAACAGATTGGTGCTGTTCCAAAATCGGTACTTTCTGATAAATTGAGCAAGCAACTCGCATAA
- a CDS encoding DUF58 domain-containing protein, producing the protein MKATSFFRGFPDGGWEVNLEILARQVVEGFITGLHKSPFHGFSVEFAEHRLYNSGESVKNIDWKLYGRTDKLFVKRFEEETNLRCQLVIDISSSMYYPSSDYNKFIFSACSAAALMYLFKKQRDAFGLSCFSDKLEFSSPAKSTTVHQKYLFAELERMMKRDSRGTKTDVVSALHEIAELLHKRSMVIIFSDMLESAVSAERQSALFGALQHLKHNKHEVIVFNVLDFSHEVKFDFKNRPYRFTDVETGEEVKLHPLEVKEKYVTSVEIYRKELQLKCTQYHIDLIDADISAGFSQVLQAYLIKRSRMRA; encoded by the coding sequence ATGAAAGCTACTTCATTTTTCAGGGGCTTTCCTGACGGGGGATGGGAAGTGAATCTTGAGATACTGGCACGGCAGGTAGTAGAAGGGTTTATCACAGGTCTTCATAAAAGTCCTTTTCATGGTTTCTCTGTAGAATTTGCCGAACATCGTCTTTACAATAGCGGCGAGTCTGTGAAAAATATCGACTGGAAGCTGTATGGCCGCACAGATAAGCTATTTGTTAAACGCTTTGAAGAGGAAACTAATCTTCGGTGTCAGTTGGTAATTGACATCTCATCCTCCATGTATTATCCCAGCAGTGACTATAACAAATTTATCTTCTCTGCTTGTTCTGCTGCAGCATTAATGTACCTTTTTAAGAAGCAGCGCGATGCGTTTGGTTTAAGCTGTTTCTCTGATAAGCTCGAGTTCTCATCACCTGCTAAGTCTACTACAGTTCATCAGAAATATCTTTTTGCCGAACTTGAAAGAATGATGAAGCGGGACAGTCGGGGTACGAAAACAGATGTGGTTTCGGCTTTACATGAGATTGCAGAACTGTTGCACAAAAGGTCGATGGTCATAATATTCAGCGATATGCTTGAATCTGCTGTCTCTGCTGAACGGCAATCAGCCTTATTTGGAGCGCTCCAGCATCTGAAGCATAACAAACACGAAGTGATTGTATTTAACGTTCTTGACTTTAGTCACGAAGTTAAATTCGATTTTAAAAACCGGCCCTATCGTTTTACTGATGTAGAAACGGGGGAAGAAGTTAAGCTTCATCCTTTGGAGGTTAAGGAAAAATATGTCACATCGGTTGAGATTTACCGGAAAGAACTCCAACTTAAGTGTACCCAGTATCATATAGACCTGATAGATGCTGATATTTCAGCCGGCTTCTCACAGGTGTTGCAAGCCTATCTGATTAAAAGGAGCAGGATGCGTGCGTAA
- a CDS encoding sensor histidine kinase, protein MKLHIKLILYNLFVKAAIITILTILIIIVLDRISLSHLKNRILDKREKLVRNLSSEEIADLLEAEKTFTDYNILKEEYIILTKTAPMTFKAGHVGKFSVGQREIEGSKGDYLIFTSQLRYGADYYRLEIGETMAAVKQLKSTFLFFSFLTLIFMALLTLITDYAFTSYLLAPFYRIIEQKIDKVNEPLHFNHESIPTTTTDFQHLDKSINALMNKLKQQFLTQKQFTSNVSHELLTPVSVIKSRLENILSNENISEAAETKVMASLKTLNRMKSIINSLLLISKVENNQYEKNEHILLPTLLADVMEDLEDRITLKEIQFINTLQHNFSFHGNKTLIHTLFINIINNAIKYNKQNGSITVSDEISDGYYNISITDEGAGMSPYLIEKAFNRFEKLNSTDNESNGLGLAIVKSIAAFHNISVAINSEINKGTTVEISIAITHASCSF, encoded by the coding sequence ATGAAACTTCACATTAAGCTTATCCTGTATAATCTTTTCGTCAAAGCAGCAATTATTACTATACTTACTATCCTTATTATTATCGTGCTTGATAGAATATCCTTAAGCCACCTTAAAAACAGGATACTTGACAAGCGCGAAAAACTTGTCAGAAATTTATCGTCCGAAGAAATTGCTGATCTGCTTGAAGCAGAAAAAACGTTTACTGATTATAATATCCTAAAAGAAGAGTATATTATTTTAACTAAAACCGCGCCTATGACTTTCAAAGCAGGGCACGTCGGGAAATTCAGCGTGGGGCAACGCGAGATCGAGGGTTCCAAAGGCGATTACCTCATATTTACAAGCCAGCTAAGATATGGCGCCGATTACTATCGCCTTGAGATAGGAGAAACCATGGCTGCCGTAAAACAATTAAAATCTACGTTCCTGTTTTTCTCATTTTTAACGCTGATCTTTATGGCATTACTCACTTTGATCACTGACTATGCTTTTACAAGCTACCTTCTCGCCCCCTTTTACCGCATTATTGAGCAAAAGATCGATAAAGTTAACGAACCTTTACATTTCAACCATGAAAGCATCCCAACAACAACTACAGACTTTCAGCATCTCGATAAGAGCATTAATGCCCTTATGAACAAACTTAAACAACAATTTCTAACGCAAAAGCAGTTTACCTCAAATGTATCCCACGAGCTGCTCACTCCTGTATCTGTAATCAAAAGCCGGCTCGAAAACATCTTATCAAACGAAAACATCTCAGAGGCTGCCGAAACAAAAGTCATGGCCTCTTTAAAAACACTCAACAGGATGAAGTCGATCATAAACAGTCTGCTGCTTATTTCTAAGGTTGAGAATAATCAGTATGAAAAAAATGAACATATCCTGCTTCCTACTCTCCTTGCAGATGTTATGGAAGATCTGGAAGATCGAATTACTTTAAAGGAAATTCAATTTATAAACACACTTCAGCACAACTTTAGCTTCCATGGCAACAAGACGCTCATTCATACATTATTTATCAACATTATCAACAACGCGATTAAATACAACAAACAAAACGGCAGCATTACCGTAAGCGACGAAATTTCAGATGGCTATTATAATATCTCAATCACCGACGAGGGAGCCGGAATGAGTCCTTACCTGATAGAAAAAGCATTCAACCGTTTTGAAAAATTAAACTCCACCGACAATGAAAGCAATGGGCTGGGCCTTGCTATTGTAAAAAGCATTGCGGCTTTTCACAATATATCAGTAGCAATAAATTCAGAAATAAATAAAGGAACTACAGTAGAGATCTCTATTGCTATTACGCACGCATCCTGCTCCTTTTAA
- a CDS encoding response regulator transcription factor: MNVLIIEDERTLALEIAEFLAKEGYLTEHAWKKASAEEKIFVNNYDFILLDLGLPDGNGFELLKQLRNLPDRDDAVIILTARDAINDRVNGLEEGADDYLPKPFALSELLARMHAITRRKHRLGKNKINLHEFVLDIENRTLSFNDQRIALTNKEFEILYYLTLNKNRVIPRTSLTEHVWGDILEINSDSNFINVHIKNLRKKLLPYSTVEWLETVRSVGYRINL; the protein is encoded by the coding sequence ATGAATGTGCTGATCATAGAAGACGAAAGGACTCTCGCCCTGGAAATAGCTGAGTTCCTCGCTAAGGAAGGTTACCTGACAGAGCATGCCTGGAAAAAAGCATCTGCAGAGGAAAAAATCTTTGTCAACAACTACGATTTTATCCTTCTTGATCTGGGCCTTCCCGATGGCAATGGCTTTGAATTACTTAAACAGCTGAGAAACCTGCCTGACCGCGACGATGCTGTCATTATCCTTACCGCCCGTGATGCAATTAACGACCGGGTAAATGGGCTGGAGGAGGGAGCAGATGACTATCTTCCCAAACCATTTGCCCTTTCAGAGCTTCTAGCCCGCATGCATGCCATTACCAGAAGAAAACACAGGTTAGGCAAAAATAAAATCAATTTACACGAATTTGTTCTCGACATAGAAAACAGAACTTTGTCGTTCAACGATCAACGGATCGCACTGACAAATAAGGAGTTTGAAATATTATACTATCTTACTCTAAATAAAAACAGAGTAATTCCACGTACAAGCTTAACCGAACATGTCTGGGGCGATATCCTCGAAATTAACTCCGATTCAAACTTCATCAACGTACATATCAAAAATCTGCGAAAGAAACTATTACCATATTCAACAGTAGAATGGCTGGAAACCGTTCGCAGCGTAGGATACCGAATCAATCTCTAG